The genomic region GTGTTGCCGATGTCGATCTGCCCGCAGGTGATCCCGAACTCCCGGCCGTCGAGCTCGATGCTTTTGGTCAGCCCCGTCATGGCGTGCTTGGTGACGGCGTAGGCAACGGTCCGCGGCCGGGGTGAGTGCGCCGAGATGGAGCCGTTGTTGATGATCCGCCCGCCCTGCGGCGACTGCGCCTTCATCGCCCGGACGGCCGCCCCGGCACACAGCACCGAGCCGGTCAGGTTCACGGCCACGGTGGCCTCCCAATCCGCCAGGCTGATCTCATCCACCGACGCCGCCGGGCCGAAGATGCCGGCGTTGTTGAACAGGACGTCCACCCGGCCCCAGCGCCTGAGGACGGCGGCGAAAAGGCGTTCGACGTCGTCGGGCACGGTGACATCGCACGGCACCGCAAGCGCGTCCGGATGCCCGTCCGCTGTTTCCAGGAGCTGCTGCTCGCGCCGGCCCGCCAGGGCCACCCGGTAACCGTCCGCCAGCATTTGCCGGGCAACTGCCCGTCCAATGCCGGAACCGGCACCGGTCACGACGGCGACCCGTCCCGTAGTCGGTGGAACGGTCATGCTGCTTCTCCTGGAGTTGGCGGAACCTGTGCGGTTGCTGGAACGTTAGACGGTGGCGGGAACGTCATTCGCCGCCAGCGGCCAGCCTATGACGGTCTTGGGCCGCGGCGTGGCGTACGTCCGCACCTTGGACGTGGAGAGCTGCATCCGGACCAGGGACTCCGCGATGGTCACGGCGGCCGCAACGCCGTCGACGACGGGAACTCCGGCGCGCTGCCGGATCTGTTCATCCAGGCCCGCCATGCCGCCGCAGCCCAGCACGATCACCTCGGCGTGGTCCTCCCGGACCGCGAGCAACGCCTCGCTGATGATGGCCTCGACCGCCCGCTCCGGTTCCGCCTCCAGTTCCAGCACGGCCATCCCGCTGGCCCGCACCGAAGCACAGCGCGCATCGAGGCCGGCCA from Arthrobacter globiformis harbors:
- a CDS encoding SDR family oxidoreductase, whose translation is MTVPPTTGRVAVVTGAGSGIGRAVARQMLADGYRVALAGRREQQLLETADGHPDALAVPCDVTVPDDVERLFAAVLRRWGRVDVLFNNAGIFGPAASVDEISLADWEATVAVNLTGSVLCAGAAVRAMKAQSPQGGRIINNGSISAHSPRPRTVAYAVTKHAMTGLTKSIELDGREFGITCGQIDIGNTATEIMDTIGVGSGALQADGSRRVEPMFPVEDAARAVLMMAGMPPSASVGSVVITAAGMPFIGRG